The following proteins are co-located in the Palaemon carinicauda isolate YSFRI2023 chromosome 3, ASM3689809v2, whole genome shotgun sequence genome:
- the LOC137638574 gene encoding proline-rich proteoglycan 2-like isoform X3, translated as MATRHEPPHHHIAKKSFTKMTASNGPRPGYPGGHTGGGPPGKGGRPPSNPCQGPGVVQYRHAPHTPHSGQPPPSQQPQQQQQQQQQQQQQQQQSQGPQQGPGPHQGGPQHPPQPGGGPAQWVGPGPQQKPHHPQQQQASGPQQSSGPQQGGGGGGGGGSGGPQYGTVRYQGPHPGPHPGSHPGPHSGQLPLPTQPPATYPPPSTYHHQTYSGGGGGGGHVSGVSPTTTPTSSSTGGGSGGAGGGGGSSSSYSAASPSQHSHASSYGGEQLSRTNLYIRGLTPDTTDKDLVDMCKK; from the exons GCAAGTAATGGTCCTCGGCCTGGTTATCCTGGTGGTCACACGGGGGGCGGTCCACCTGGCAAGGGTGGGCGACCCCCATCCAACCCATGTCAAGGTCCTGGTGTTGTACAGTATAGACATGCCCCCCACACCCCTCACTCTGGACAACCACCACCTTCACAGCaaccgcaacagcagcagcaacaacagcaacaacagcagcaacagcagcagcaatctCAGGGTCCACAGCAGGGTCCTGGCCCTCACCAAGGAGGTCCCCAACACCCGCCTCAACCAGGTGGGGGGCCAGCACAGTGGGTGGGGCCAGGACCTCAGCAAAAACCACACCACCCACAGCAGCAGCAGGCAAGCGGACCACAGCAAAGCAGTGGACCTCAACAGggtggtggaggtggaggtggtggAGGAAGTGGAGGGCCACAGTATGGCACTGTAAGATACCAAGGTCCTCACCCTGGCCCACATCCTGGTTCACACCCTGGCCCACACTCAGGACAACTACCTTTACCCACACAGCCTCCTGCCACTTATCCACCACCATCCACATACCATCATCAG ACTTATAGCGGTGGTGGGGGAGGAGGCGGGCATGTATCGGGCGTTTCACCAACTACGACGCCAACGTCAAGCAGTACAGGTGGTGGGAGTGGTGGTGCAGGCGGTGGGGGTGGGAGCAGCAGTAGTTATTCGGCTGCTTCTCCTTCGCAACACTCTCATGCCAGTAGCTATGGTGGAGAACAGCTCTCCAGAACCAACCTTTACATCCGTGGCTTAACTCCAGACACCACTGATAAGGACCTTGTCGATATGTGTAAAAAGTAA
- the LOC137638574 gene encoding proline-rich proteoglycan 2-like isoform X4, translating to MNTTAYLHGKASNGPRPGYPGGHTGGGPPGKGGRPPSNPCQGPGVVQYRHAPHTPHSGQPPPSQQPQQQQQQQQQQQQQQQQSQGPQQGPGPHQGGPQHPPQPGGGPAQWVGPGPQQKPHHPQQQQASGPQQSSGPQQGGGGGGGGGSGGPQYGTVRYQGPHPGPHPGSHPGPHSGQLPLPTQPPATYPPPSTYHHQTYSGGGGGGGHVSGVSPTTTPTSSSTGGGSGGAGGGGGSSSSYSAASPSQHSHASSYGGEQLSRTNLYIRGLTPDTTDKDLVDMCKK from the exons GCAAGTAATGGTCCTCGGCCTGGTTATCCTGGTGGTCACACGGGGGGCGGTCCACCTGGCAAGGGTGGGCGACCCCCATCCAACCCATGTCAAGGTCCTGGTGTTGTACAGTATAGACATGCCCCCCACACCCCTCACTCTGGACAACCACCACCTTCACAGCaaccgcaacagcagcagcaacaacagcaacaacagcagcaacagcagcagcaatctCAGGGTCCACAGCAGGGTCCTGGCCCTCACCAAGGAGGTCCCCAACACCCGCCTCAACCAGGTGGGGGGCCAGCACAGTGGGTGGGGCCAGGACCTCAGCAAAAACCACACCACCCACAGCAGCAGCAGGCAAGCGGACCACAGCAAAGCAGTGGACCTCAACAGggtggtggaggtggaggtggtggAGGAAGTGGAGGGCCACAGTATGGCACTGTAAGATACCAAGGTCCTCACCCTGGCCCACATCCTGGTTCACACCCTGGCCCACACTCAGGACAACTACCTTTACCCACACAGCCTCCTGCCACTTATCCACCACCATCCACATACCATCATCAG ACTTATAGCGGTGGTGGGGGAGGAGGCGGGCATGTATCGGGCGTTTCACCAACTACGACGCCAACGTCAAGCAGTACAGGTGGTGGGAGTGGTGGTGCAGGCGGTGGGGGTGGGAGCAGCAGTAGTTATTCGGCTGCTTCTCCTTCGCAACACTCTCATGCCAGTAGCTATGGTGGAGAACAGCTCTCCAGAACCAACCTTTACATCCGTGGCTTAACTCCAGACACCACTGATAAGGACCTTGTCGATATGTGTAAAAAGTAA